From Campylobacter upsaliensis, the proteins below share one genomic window:
- a CDS encoding cytochrome b/b6 domain-containing protein, with translation MKKIKKMILRQSLQNRIVHWGVAVSTFALIISGMFQMPVSKRYMINELPLMAWSGDYHISLIMHYVGAFSLIFFVAFHLFFHIARAEFDIFPKKGDGVKSLKIIKAMLFGGVEPKSEKYLPEQRLAYFFIGLVLLLLIITGLIKTAKNLAGWNLSEGLYFWSAQLHNLGMILIILGIIGHLAAFIFKANRPLLGAMFSGKVDANYIKERHSLWEEGVKMADKES, from the coding sequence ATGAAAAAAATTAAAAAAATGATATTGCGTCAAAGTCTGCAAAATCGTATCGTGCATTGGGGTGTGGCGGTAAGCACTTTTGCACTAATTATAAGCGGTATGTTTCAAATGCCCGTTTCAAAAAGATATATGATTAACGAATTGCCCCTAATGGCGTGGAGTGGGGACTATCATATCAGTCTTATAATGCACTATGTAGGGGCTTTTAGCCTCATTTTTTTCGTGGCGTTTCACTTATTTTTCCACATAGCTAGAGCGGAATTTGACATCTTTCCTAAAAAAGGCGACGGAGTAAAAAGTCTTAAAATTATCAAAGCTATGCTTTTTGGAGGAGTTGAGCCAAAGAGTGAGAAATATTTACCCGAGCAAAGATTGGCTTATTTTTTCATCGGGCTTGTTTTGCTTCTTTTAATTATCACAGGACTCATTAAAACGGCTAAAAATTTAGCGGGGTGGAATTTAAGCGAGGGGCTTTATTTTTGGAGTGCACAGCTACATAATCTTGGTATGATTTTAATTATTTTAGGGATTATAGGGCATTTAGCAGCTTTTATATTTAAGGCAAATCGCCCTCTTTTAGGGGCTATGTTTAGTGGCAAGGTCGATGCTAACTACATTAAAGAAAGACATAGTTTGTGGGAAGAAGGCGTTAAAATGGCAGATAAGGAGTCATAA